A region of the Aggregicoccus sp. 17bor-14 genome:
TCGCGGCGCTCGCGCAGCTCGAGCCCCACGGCGCCGAGCTGTTGAAGGTGGCGCCGGGGCCTGACGGCCAGGTGCCTCTCGCGCAGCTCGTGGCGGCGCTCGGCGAGGGCCCGGATGCCGCGGCCCTGTGCTCGCTGATGTGGGCGAACAACGAGACGGGCGTGGTGCAGCCGGTGCGTGCGCTCGCCCAGGCCTGCCGCGCGCGCGGCATCCCCTTCCACACGGACGCCGTGCAGGCCGCAGGCAAGCTGCCCTTGAGCTTTCGCGAGGTGGACGCGGACCTGCTCTCGCTCTCGGCGCACAAGTTCGGCGGGCCCGCGGGGGCCGGCGCGCTCGTCGTGCGCGGCGGCCTCGCGCTGCAGCCGCTCACCCCGGGACACCAGGAGGGCGGACGGCGCGGCGGCACCCAGGCGCTGGCCCTCCTCGAGGCGCTCGCGCTCGCGCTGGAGCTCGCCCAGGCGGCTCAGCCCGCGCACGCCGCGCGCGTGGGCGCCCTGCGCGACGCCTTCGAGGCCGAGCTCCTCGCGCGCCTGCCGGGGGTACGCGTCAACGGGGGCGGCGCGCCCCGCGTGGCCAACACGAGCAACCTGCACTTCGAGGGGGCGGACGGTGAGGCGCTGCTCATCGCGCTCGACCTGGAGGGCATCAGCGCGTCCGCGGGAGCCGCCTGCGCCTCGGGCTCCCTCTCCGCGTCGCACGTGCTGCGCGCGCAGGGGCTGAGCGAGGCCGAGGCCCGCGCGAGCCTGCGCTTCTCCCTCGGCCCCGAGGCGAGCGAGGCCGAGGTCGCGCGGGTGGTGGCCGCGCTCGTGGCCCACGTGCCCGCGGCGCGCGCGGCCTGAGCGGCTACCAGCCCTGATCGGGCAGCTTGTCCTTGCGCACCTCGGGAGGCGGCTCGCCGTAGCCCGGCTCGCCCTCGAGCGGCTCCTTCGTGAACGTCTCCTTGCGGTGCGCGCCCTCCTCGTCCTGGGCCTGCCGGCCCTGGCGCTGCTCGCCGCTCTCGTCCTGATCCTGGCGCAGCCCGTGCTCGCCGTCCGGGACCTTGGTGTTGTCGCCCATGGTGTGCTCCTCCGTGTCTCTCGAGTCCTCGCGCCCTCTCGCGGCGCGCACGGAGAAAGCTCGGCACGGCAGGTGGCCGCGCGCAGTGCCCGGCGCAGGCCACAGAGACACCGCTCGTCCGGGCGGCTGCTGTCCGGGAGGCCGCACGGCGAGCGCCCCTGCGCGCTCGGACATCGCTCGCTCAGCCCTCGTCGGAGGCGCCGAAGAGCCCGCGCACGAGGGCCGCGATGGCGAGCGGCGTGCCCACGCGCTCGTCGTAG
Encoded here:
- a CDS encoding aminotransferase class V-fold PLP-dependent enzyme — encoded protein: MIYWDHNASTPLRPEVAAQLAQALSAGAPAANPSSTHREGRAARARLDAARARVARVLGCEPKEVCFTASGSEAAALALKGAFLERTRKEPARRRIVTSSIEHPALLAALAQLEPHGAELLKVAPGPDGQVPLAQLVAALGEGPDAAALCSLMWANNETGVVQPVRALAQACRARGIPFHTDAVQAAGKLPLSFREVDADLLSLSAHKFGGPAGAGALVVRGGLALQPLTPGHQEGGRRGGTQALALLEALALALELAQAAQPAHAARVGALRDAFEAELLARLPGVRVNGGGAPRVANTSNLHFEGADGEALLIALDLEGISASAGAACASGSLSASHVLRAQGLSEAEARASLRFSLGPEASEAEVARVVAALVAHVPAARAA